The DNA window GAGTTCAGTCTCTGATGGTAACAGAGCTAATGCTAGATATTCCTTCAGATTCATTTCAATTTTCTCCCAGTCACAAAGGAACATTATTTCCTAAGTTCCCCACAATTCCATGAGATCAAAGCCCTGATCTATACTGGGAAGAAGTGATTTCCCCACTTCCAGGCCTAGTTACAAAATCTCTTCCATGATCCGCCAAGGCCTCCCATTTCCCCTGAAACATGCTGAAGATGGTAATGCAAAGCTTGGGAGGAAATTTGATCCCTGAATAACTATGGAACAGCACCCTATTTTCCCCCAGTTTAATTGTATAAAAGCAAGAAATAGCCTTGTTGCATGAACCCTCTGAGATTTGGGTGTTCTTTGTTTTGTCAGCTAGTGTTACCCATACTAAATATATCATGCTCACCACATACTGGGAAATTATTCATTCAGAATTCCCTAAGCAGCTGCTAATGGCAAGAACAATGTTAGCTGTTATTTACAATTGAGGGAAGAATTCACCTGTTGAACCATAAGCTTCTCAAATTCCTCCACAATCTCAGGCAAGCTAAGCCACTTGATTCCTGGCAGAAGTCCAAGGACTCGACTCCCAATCTTCATCAGCAGCAGGTCTATATGCACCTGAGCGAGCAGGCCAGGGTGCAATACCTGCCAGAAAGAGGAATAGTGAGACAGGAGGAGGAATCAGGAGGACACATTTACCTAGCCAGTGCAGGGTCCCACCTTAAAAAGAGCCAAATGGCTTCTTCACAGAGCAAAGAAGTGGCCCCAATCCCCACTATGCCCCAGGATGGTGGTTCCTTCATCCCAGAGGTAGCAAACTCCAAATCCTCCTAATTTTCCTCCATCAGACTATTTGTACCATTGCTTGTAAAGTCCAGAAATAAAATAGTTTGCACATTACAGGTATTCAAATATTGGTTAAGCTAAAAGAAACAAAGGTTGAGCATCCCCAATCCAAAAACCCAATACCCAAAATGCTCTAAGATCCAAAACTTTTTAAGCAGCAATATGATGCCACAAGTGGAAAGTTACACACTTGACCTCATGTAATGAGTGGAAGTCATAACCCTGGTACACTAAAaatactatgtaaaattaccttcaggctcTATGTATAAGGcaatatgaaacataaatgaatttcataattagACTTAGGTCCCATTCCCAAGATATCTCATTTgggtttttttccacatttttattggtacattatagttatacataataaaatGAGATTTGTAGTTACATATTCATTCATGCACACAATACTATATAATTTGGCCAAATCACTCCCCCCTCCCTCTGTGTCTCCCACCTTctggtctctttcctctactgatctctctttgattttcatgagcttCCCCTGCcacacttttctttttcctttttcctctctagcttctgcatatgagagaaaacataccatctttgaccttctgagtttgactattTTGCTTAACACATCTGTCtttagtttcatccattttcctgcaaatgatataatttcatttttccttatggctgaataaaactccattgtgtatatagcgcacattttctctatccattcatccactgatggatacCTAGActagttccatagtttggctattatgaattttgctgctataaacattttgaatatgcagatatttaaaaattaaaaaaacatccAAAGCACTTCTGGCCCCAAgcatttagggtaagggatacttAACCTGTGAATGGATAAAATGTGGGGGCGACTTGCATGAAGGCATGTTTCTAAATTGGGAGAGCTCAGTGAAGCACTTACTTTCAGAGCACTTACTTTCACTGCCACTGGTATGAGGTGATCCGGGTGGCCAGAGGCCTGAGACACGACTGCATTTGATCCAACCAGTTCAGCTTTAGGCAGAAGCAGCTTTTCTAGAAATGACTGGTCAGCAAGATTTCCTGGAGACTTCTGCTCCTTCTCAAGGTGTCCTAAGAGCTCCCTGAGGCCACCAACTGCCCTAGCTCCTGAGGAAAGTTGCAGGCAGGCGGCCTGACCAAGTCTCTGATCCTTCTCCAGGAAGGCAGTGCTGGCGAACGCTTTGTACACCTGGGCCACGCAGCCTGAACCCACAGGTTCCTGGGTCTCAAAAGACAAGACATTCCCCCAGTCCTCCCCAAACGCCTGCCGGAGGAACTGTTCCGTATGGGTCCAAGGGTGAGGAGTAACTCGGACATGCAGCTTGGAGAACAGGGCACAGAAAGCCTCGGAAAAGAGATCGCGCCGAGTGCTGGcccactgacccagtttaatatatgTTGGGCCCGAGGTCTCTGTGGCTTTCAGAAGTAGGTGGAGCCAGAGTGTGGAAAGCCTGGGAGCCAGGTAAGTGAGAgggtagaggaggaggaggggaaagaaTTTTGCCAAGAGAGCACCAGCCCGAAGCCAGATACGGAGATGCAGGAAGACAGAGCTGAGCGGGCCAGCTTGGGAGACCCTCTCCACTGGCCCATTTTCAGCCAAGTCACTCCAGTGAGCCCTTCGCTGACACAAGCTGTCAACGGGCCCCTCACCAACGTCCCCGTAGGCTGAGATGAGTTTTGGCAAAGTGCCCAGGAGAAGCCAACAGAATCTGGTATTGCGATAACACCCCAAGGGTCGGAGAAGACCAAATTCCTTTCGGAGCTCAAAACACCTTAGATGGGACCAACAGAACCTAACAGAGATGCGCCAGGGGGTCACCATCTTCCCCAAGGCCCACAGCCTAGTCGGTCATCTATGGGGACGCTGTGAGTAAGGCAGAGAGGAGTCCGTGGTGCGGCGATGCTGCGACCCCGCCTCCGGGGAGCAGCCCAAGCTCAGCCCTGCTCCTTGTCCTGCCCCCGCAGGGCCACCCACGCCACCCCCAGGCCGCCCGAGGGGCTGCCCAAGCGGCCACGCTCCACACCAGGCTCCTCGCCTAGGCCTAAGGCCCGAGACCGGCCGACGTCCGACCCCCGGCACCCAGTGGGGGCTGCCCGAGATGAAGCGATTGTAGAGCGGCGGGAGCCGGGACAGACAGACGGACGGTCAGGCCCGGGGCCGCAAGGGACCTGCAGAGGGGACCGCGGGCGGGGCGGACGCAGGATCACCACAGGCTGGGGCCGGCCGCGAGATCGCGGAGGTGCGGAGCCCGGGAGGGGCGGGGAACAGGGGCGGGGCGCCGAGGGCCAGGCGGGGTGCAGAGCGCGGGGCGCCGAGAGCCGGGCCGGGAGGGTATGCGGAGAGGACCGGCTCAGGAGAGCGAGGGATGCCGCAGGGAGCAGAGGCACGCAGGGCGGTGGGCAGGGGAGCGAGCTGAAGGGGGACCAGGGCCTGGGCGCCCGGGCGGGAAGGGTGCCGCGGCCCAGGGCTTCCGGGAGCTCCAGCAGCCCTGCCGCCCCGCCCCGGAGCCGCCCCTTAAAGTGGACGCAGCGCGAACACGGGCGGAGGTTTCCTGAGTCTCAGAAACAGAATTATTACTATTGCTGCAGCTCTTGTTATtattaatgaaattttatttatttatttttgcggtactggggattaaacccaatgaccgggaacttgggatcctcccacATCAGCTTccccagtctctgggattatgggactgcgccaccacacccagcttccagAAAGAAATTTAACGCAAAACAGAAGCACCTTCCCCAACTTCTCCTGTGACTCTCTCCTCTGACAGCTTCTTCTCTTTCATCACGAATTGAaggcaggttctgagcacaggtcTGCTTTTCAACCTTGCTAGACcctgggggtggggagtggggtCCGGGGTAGGAAGGTGGGAGGTGTCTTGGATGGTTGGGAGTGCCAGACTGCAGTGATTTGGTGATGGCATTTGGACATGGAGGGGTGGCTCCAAGAAGGCCATGTTCATTCATGCAACTAATACTTTCTCAAATATTTGAGCTCAACAAATCCTCTTTGACATTCATGTTGAATCTCAATAATATGTATTGAGCCAGGTATTGCCCTCCTCTTGAGGTAGTGGATACTTATGTCCAGCATTCAGAGGCTAATCACTTAAGGAAAGGTCCCAAATGTGCAATTTCAAAGTGTGACAAGATCCACCAGAGCAATGAAACTAGGAGACACACATTGGAAGGAGCAGCTTTGGATGGGGGTGCTTCCTGGAAGAAGCCAGAAGAATAAAGTCCTAGCAAACAAGGTGGCTTGGGCTGCAATCCCAGCAAGTTGGAGgccacctgggcaatttagcaactcccagtctcaaaataaaatttaaaaaatacaaagggctgggggcatagctcagtgacagagagcTTACCTAATGTGTGCAAgggcctaggttcaatctccagtactacaaaaacaaaacaccctAGAATAGAAAGGAATTTAGAATgggtttggttttattttgttgaggtggtaggaattgaacctagagcctTTTGAATACTAACcaggtactctgccactgagctgcatgccCAATCTCTGATGTAAGAttttgaagtgtgtgtgtgtgtgtgtgtgtgtgtgtgtgagaccttGAAGAACCAAAGGGAGGTCAGATGACCCGGTTGACCAAGGGAGAGGGCAATGGAGCTTGGGAATCAGCCCTACGGTCACTGATGGGGCTAGTAATTCAAGCCTACAGCCATCTTCTCTGCCATTTGGCATTCAAGAGTCTGCTGCCTTGTGCTACCATAGCTGTCTCTAATCAATACCCTTTATCTCCACATGGTGAGAGACTTTCAGAAGTCTAGTCAAGAGTGGTCAAGGGTTGAGAGCATCACAAGTGGAAGGGCCCCCAGGAAATGACCCATGTCCCATGTCCACTGCTGGCAGTGTAATATGGCCACTCAGTAGCCTTAGGAGTATCCATAAATGTGTACCTGGGATGCTGATACAGTCAGGAATGGGGAAGTGGCCAATGGCTCCTATGTTGTTAACTAACAATCTATTTCCTATTGCAGAAAGATGCTGCACACCCTTTGCTGTTCCCAGGGCAGACATCATACCTAACACTGTTTGAAATATGGCCAGTCAAGCCAGGCACCATGGCACATGCCTTAATCCCAGtggattgggaggctgagacaggagaatcacaagttcaaagccagcctcaacaacttactgaggccctgagcatcttagtgagactttgtctcaaaataaaatataaaaaagtgctggggatgttgctcagtggttaagcacccctgggttcaatccctagtatcagaaaaattagaaataaaaaaagaagaagaaaggaaatacaGTTGGCCATTAATATCTTCTTTCTCCTGAATCATTTACCTGCTTTATCCCAACGCTGTGCAcagaggactgggaatgtagttcagtggtagagtgcttgcctagcatatgcaaggccttgACTTTAATCCtcaataccacaaaaaaaaaaaaaaaaaaaaaaaaaaaaaaaaagaagaagaagaaatgtggGAGACTCCCCAGCTGGGTGATTGAGGCATCCTGCAGCAGCCATGCCAGACTGCCCCACCCTTCTCTATTCTAGGGACAGTATCTTCGTGTGTGGGCGTGTCTTCCTAgagccccatgggtggagctatgctcacctattcctttgtaatattaccccttgccctgtttgggatagaatgttccatggaaacaccTTTTGTGTGTCCCCTTATCTTACTGTGCCTTTGGATGTGGCctacctagatgtcagtcaacctgctgacagcagacatcaaaactcagccccctgaaacctgaccccttgccttatttgaatagcttctcctcaataaaaggggtcagctctCTCACACTGGTCCACTGGCTTGAGCTCTGGCTTGAGCTCACTCCCCCCCACCACTCTTAAGGTCAAAGGAGCCatcaccccaaagaaaaaggtatttctgtctctAGTGTGGTTATTTTATGCAACCCAAttagcccagttcccctggagttacccctgagtgttttagttGCGAGAAAcccggcaaaaaaaaaaaagtgcacagAAGTCTCGTGTATGTCTGATTTGCCAAAATGTTTATAAAGAACTTCACTTTGttatttttatggtactgggaatttaatccagagtgctctaccactgaactacacccccagcctttttttatttagagacaggatctcattaagttgccaagactgccttgaacttgtgatcctccagccttagcttcctgagtcattggaattataggcatgggccaccataccTACTTGAAGACTTCATTTGAAACCAGTGTCCTCTAACAATGTGACTCCAGGCAATTCTCTCTGGACCGTTGCTTCTTATGAAGCAAAATGGGGAAGGAAGTTCAATTAGCTCAACTAAAAAATTCTACAAGTCCTCTATACATACATTTATGATTCTAGAAGTTGGTATATTTATCAGTAGTTACAAATAAAAATTCTGGAGCTCAATAAACCTGGTTTCAGTCCCGAGTCTGGGTTACCTTGTCccttgggcaaattacttaacTCTCTGAGTCTCCACTCCTCATTTACAATGTGCAGGTTAAGAATAGTACCTACCCCACAAGGAGCAAACCAGAAGATGTCTATGGTGTGCTTAGCACCATGTTTCACTTAATGCTATCGAATATTGTCATTTTTGTTATCTAGATAAGTAAAAGTTGTTCTGTTTCTCCTTCATATGACAGGCATGTTCTCACAAATTTGGAGGATGCATTGTGGAAGATCTCATTTAAAATAAAGCCTTTGTGGCATCCTACAAATTTACCTAGAACAGAGGCTTTTAAACTTTAACATCTATCATAACAACCTGGAGGGCTGACTCCACCCCCAGTTTCTGATTCTGTAGGTTCAGAATGAGGCCTGAGAATTTGCATCTCCAACAAGTTTCCATGTAAGGTGGATGCTGTTGGTCCTGGAAACACAGTTTGAAAACCTCTGACCTTGTCATGGTGGTGAATTTaacagtggttaagggcccctgggctccatccctaaAGAGTGAGATGGTGGTGGTAGCAATGGTGGTGATCGTGATGGTGAAGGAGTAGTGCCATAAAGAGGATTACTGAAGGATTACTGGGGCCTATGTCAGTTCGGAGAATGATGTCATACATTTTAAGACATCATGGAGGGCTGGagatttggctcaagcggtagcgcgctcgcctggcatgcgtgcggcccgggttcgatcctcagcaccacatacaaacaaagatgttgtgtccaccaagaactaaaaaataaatattaaaaaaaaaattaaaaaaaaaaaaagacatcatgGACAGCAAAAGCAACCAGTTATATCAAATATGTAGGGTGTTTTTTgtgtggttggttggttggttgagtGGTTGTTGTTATTCAATGctgtggatggaacccaggtcctcacaacatgccacactgagcactgagccacaccccagcccaggAAAATCAAATGTG is part of the Callospermophilus lateralis isolate mCalLat2 chromosome 1, mCalLat2.hap1, whole genome shotgun sequence genome and encodes:
- the Adck2 gene encoding putative aarF domain-containing protein kinase 2 isoform X1 — its product is MVTPWRISVRFCWSHLRCFELRKEFGLLRPLGCYRNTRFCWLLLGTLPKLISAYGDVGEGPVDSLCQRRAHWSDLAENGPVERVSQAGPLSSVFLHLRIWLRAGALLAKFFPLLLLYPLTYLAPRLSTLWLHLLLKATETSGPTYIKLGQWASTRRDLFSEAFCALFSKLHVRVTPHPWTHTEQFLRQAFGEDWGNVLSFETQEPVGSGCVAQVYKAFASTAFLEKDQRLGQAACLQLSSGARAVGGLRELLGHLEKEQKSPGNLADQSFLEKLLLPKAELVGSNAVVSQASGHPDHLIPVAVKVLHPGLLAQVHIDLLLMKIGSRVLGLLPGIKWLSLPEIVEEFEKLMVQQIDLRYEARNLEHFQRNFRDVTSVKFPTPLRPFVTRDVLVETYEESVPVSSYQQAGIPIDLKRKIAQLGINMLLKMIFVDNFVHADLHPGNILVQGADGPSLSHEAQLQQVDVCDTLVVAMVPALGPLRLVLLDAGIVAELQAADLRNFRAVFLAVVMGQGHKVAELILHHARASECRDVEEFKAEMAALVTQARKNTITLEKLHVSSLLSSVFKLLMAHKVKLESNFASIVFAIMVLEGLGRSLDPKLDILEAAKPFLLKGPASCS
- the Adck2 gene encoding putative aarF domain-containing protein kinase 2 isoform X2 gives rise to the protein MVTPWRISVRFCWSHLRCFELRKEFGLLRPLGCYRNTRFCWLLLGTLPKLISAYGDVGEGPVDSLCQRRAHWSDLAENGPVERVSQAGPLSSVFLHLRIWLRAGALLAKFFPLLLLYPLTYLAPRLSTLWLHLLLKATETSGPTYIKLGQWASTRRDLFSEAFCALFSKLHVRVTPHPWTHTEQFLRQAFGEDWGNVLSFETQEPVGSGCVAQVYKAFASTAFLEKDQRLGQAACLQLSSGARAVGGLRELLGHLEKEQKSPGNLADQSFLEKLLLPKAELVGSNAVVSQASGHPDHLIPVAVKVLHPGLLAQVHIDLLLMKIGSRVLGLLPGIKWLSLPEIVEEFEKLMVQQIFVDNFVHADLHPGNILVQGADGPSLSHEAQLQQVDVCDTLVVAMVPALGPLRLVLLDAGIVAELQAADLRNFRAVFLAVVMGQGHKVAELILHHARASECRDVEEFKAEMAALVTQARKNTITLEKLHVSSLLSSVFKLLMAHKVKLESNFASIVFAIMVLEGLGRSLDPKLDILEAAKPFLLKGPASCS